One genomic window of Thermococcus indicus includes the following:
- the scpB gene encoding SMC-Scp complex subunit ScpB — translation MGLLEDKALVEAALFVSGRPLSVKELSRALGIRSLDYLEKLIELIAAEYTERKSAIEVVRVLGDKYVMQVKQEYSQRVVHLMPRPDLRTGELKTLALIAYLQPIEQSKVVKLRGSQAYEHIRKLLEMGLIYAEPYERTKLLGTTPKFAELYGFPENDPNIIKEAFRKVVHAEYSDLIAKLDGRGNEESGESEESPGEVAGVGESGGGETVPEAEE, via the coding sequence ATGGGACTGCTCGAAGACAAGGCACTCGTGGAAGCGGCCCTATTCGTTTCTGGAAGGCCATTGAGCGTCAAGGAGCTCTCAAGGGCGCTCGGTATAAGGTCACTCGACTACCTGGAGAAGCTAATCGAGCTTATAGCGGCCGAGTATACCGAGAGAAAGAGCGCCATAGAGGTCGTCAGAGTTCTGGGGGACAAGTACGTTATGCAGGTGAAGCAGGAGTACAGTCAGCGCGTCGTCCATCTGATGCCCAGACCGGACCTACGGACGGGCGAGCTGAAAACCCTCGCTCTCATAGCCTATCTCCAGCCGATAGAGCAGAGCAAGGTGGTAAAGCTCCGCGGGAGCCAGGCGTACGAGCACATAAGGAAGCTCCTGGAGATGGGGCTCATCTATGCAGAGCCGTACGAGCGGACGAAGCTCCTCGGAACGACGCCGAAGTTCGCCGAGCTCTACGGATTCCCCGAGAACGACCCCAACATAATCAAAGAGGCCTTCAGGAAGGTGGTTCACGCGGAGTACAGCGACCTCATAGCGAAGCTCGACGGGAGGGGCAATGAAGAGTCCGGGGAATCCGAAGAAAGTCCGGGTGAAGTCGCGGGGGTCGGAGAATCCGGCGGTGGCGAAACGGTTCCTGAGGCTGAGGAATGA